In Vitis vinifera cultivar Pinot Noir 40024 chromosome 4, ASM3070453v1, the genomic window AAAGAAATGCCTTTTTTCTGATGCTTCCATGGTTGGAGGAAATGGTAGCAAGGTACTTGAAGGGCCTCCCTCATCAAGAATCACATGTTCAGTACGGTGCTTCTACCCCACATGTTCCACTTCATTATCCCTATAGTAGCCAGAACGGCCATGGCTATGAGTAATTGCAGACAGGCGACTAGCTTTTGGGctagaaaaaaatgggaaagacaAACTCATGTGATGGTGTCAGTACTGATAATGCAATGTAAAGTCATAAGATTCTAAGACACAGCTATAAAGTTGTCTCAACTCATCATAGTTCATAATTTTCAGCATTTCTAAAAATGATTACAGTAGGTAGAAGACATGATGATACGGGTTGAAATAAACATCATTTGTAGATCAACAAAAAGATTTTCATGAGTCAAAATTGGAGATAAAAAATTTTTGAGGGGGCCAAATATTTCTCTAActcttttcttccttctttcatGATGCACGTAGTCAAGAAGGGAGATCAATGAAAGCTTCTTCCTCACAACCCAACTTAAAGAGTCTTGGAATAAGAGATGATTCAAGTAGGATATTGGAACAACAAATTGTTTCATCTGGGACAGTGCCCCTTTAGGACATCTGCTGTTGTTGCTGATTGACCTGGTGGATTTCTAGTAACAAGAGATTGGCGTTTGAGAATTTGCTTGGCATGAAGAGCCATGAGGGCAAGCCAATACTTATGACTATCAGCTGAAGCAGAGGTAAAAGGTTTAATATATAGAACAAGAACTGAGATCTTCACTAGAGGAGAGATTTAGATCAAGTGATAAGATGACAAGATAGAAGTTAGACTCATGTGTTGTTTCTTTGTTCAAACCTGAGGCATGAGTTGATCCAGTTACAACCATAGAAGTTGTAAAACCTACCTAAATCAATTTACCTTATATGTTCATACTAACAGTAAATAGCCAGTACATTTGATGATAATGCTTTAATATCAAGATTCGCTGGATGCAAGGCATTATATTTGTATCTGTTAAAGAATTGTTTCTCATCCAATGGTTTAGAAAGTTCAAGATAAGTTCTGATACAGATCTTGGTGAATCTTAGTATATACATAATGCTCAGATGAGCAAGTACAAGTATTCAAGTTTCTGGAATTAGAGATGGGAGAAAATAAAGTATATTGATCTCTcaatagataataaatttattatcccTCTTTCAATTTATGCACATCAATGAAATGATTTACATGAGTCAAAATTGGCGAAGGTGGAGCTGAAGGGCTGGCTATTTCCCTAACTCTCAACTCTTCCATCACTCATATTGAATGTAGCTGAGAAGTGAGATGAATGAAAGCATCTTCCTTGCATGGGATTGTGACACCACCCATTGGATGATTGAAGCCGAATTCTTCCTCAGCACAACTCAACAATTTCTGGAATGAAGGATTGTTCAGGTAAGATATTGGAAGCACAAATCGCTTCTTTTGAGCTTCTCCAACATAAACTGCAAAGTGGCCTTTTGGCACCTCTGCTGTTGTTGCTGATATAGATAGCTGACTTCTGGTAAGAAGAGATTGCAGTTTGAGGATCTTCTTAGCTTGAATAATTGAGGGCAAACGGAAACCCATGGCCTTCTCTGAAATGAACCTAGGACAATGATCTTGAATGGATCTAATGAGCTTGATGTCAAGGGTTGAAGCTTGGAATACTTCAACTGGAAGTGGGGAAAACTTTTGAGTTGAGGTGATCTGGCAGTCTTTGTATTTATAGATAAGGAATTCGGTATTTCCCAATGCTTTCTAATAGAGTGTGTGGTGACCATAGACAGAAGAAATTGCGTTTGGGTGTACGAATAGCCTACCCCATGGGGTATCACATGGTCTTGCCCTCTGTGTGTCTCTCACCCTCCCCCAGCCTATGGTGCATCAGCCCCACATTTTCCTTTCAATTCATTATTGACATAGTAGCCAAGGGATGCTCTGGAAACAAGTAATTGCAGACAGGCAACTACCATGTGCTAGAAAGGGAAGAGAAACAGATTCATGTGATGGTGTTAGTAGTGATATGCAAATGAGAAGGTCATACCATTTTAGACACAGTTCaaaaagctgtctcaagtctcATAGAACATTaagttttcttcatttattcaaaTGATCACAATAGATAGGATGTAGAATGATGTGATCATACTGTTTCTTCAAACCATATGTAGATCTGGTGTCACTATCTCAACTAAGACTGCATTGAGGCCTATAAAAGGATACTGATTTCCAGCCTATGTTTCTAAATCCTACCAGCCAAACTAGAAGATTTAGATTACTGCTTGTATTGCACACTTGACAAAGTACCCATTACCCAATTCATTGAGAAGGATGGTTTTCTAAGTTGGTCATATTGTTTTGACTCAAACTCAAGCAGCAGAAGCTGTCTGCTGCCAAGCTCCAAGTTGGGGAATGTAATCACTAGCTTCTGAATTGTCGACAGGCAGAGGTCCTCTCATGATTCTTAGCAGTTTCCTAATATCAGAGCCAGATAGTTCAGTGCAGAGCATTGGTGATCATTAGCTAAACCATATCCTGTGAGGATTGATTTTCAGTACTGAGGAACTCTTTTTTGCATTCTCATATGTTGGAATCTGACTGATGTCATCCAATGCTTTCACTTTCAGCTGCTGAATGTTGTGCTTTGTGAACTAAAAGACATTTGCCATGACACTTTTGAGGTAAAGACTTTTGGTTTATCCATCCTAATAATAGCCATTAAGGGTAAAATCCTCACCTATGGTTATCTGAACATTATGATTGAAGAACAACATTATAGAACTGTTCAGGATCTTCATGCTTGATCAAAGAGTTGTGAACGACACAGGAGACTATAGCTTCTAAAATTGCAGAAGATGTTGTCAACATTTTTCCTTGTTAAACGACCATGGTGAAGCATCAGAGATGAGAACTTTTTCCTAGGATCATAATTTGCAGGATGCAAGATATTACTTTCCTCTATCTGTTAATTTCCTTCTCCCATCCCTTTGTTCATCACAGTCAAAGAGCTCACAAATTACAACTCTGAGGGTGATCATGCACAGCATAATGAAGAGTACAACTCTTATTCTgcaatttgaaagaaatgataGAAAGGAATATATTTATGTTTCAATTGAAGATGAGTTTAATCACACTGCAAGTTATGTATATGAATGAAAGAATTTACATGAGTTCAAATTTGAAGATAGAAAACGTAGAGGGAAGCAACTATTTTGTTAACTCTTTGGTATCCCTACTCTCAGAATGCATGTAGTTGAGAAGTGAGATCATTGAAAGCATCTTCCTTGCATGGGATTATCAGGCCATCCATTGGGCAATTGAAGCCAAATTCCTCCTTAACGCAACTTAGGAACTCTTGGAACAAGGAATGATTCAAGTAGGACACTGAAAATGGATCATTTCCTTTTCTGGATGTCACCAATTTAAACTGCAAAGAGCCTCTTTGGAACATCCCTGTTTTTGCTGATTGAATTGGTGAGCTTCTGGTAAGAGACTGGAGTTTAAGAACTTGCTTGGGATGAAGAGCCATTGAGGACAAGAGAATACCCATGACTATCAGCTGAAGCAGAGACACAAGGTAATCTCAAGTGCTTTAGGATGGAATAAGAACCAAGAACATTAACACTAGAGGAGCATGAGGGGGGAAACTTGGAGCTGGAAGCTAATGCAGTCAGCCTTatgaatttatagaaataatacTGCCATGTCTTCAGAAAATTTTGAGATAGTGTGTGGTGATTGGAAACTGTGCTCAGCAAGTT contains:
- the LOC100256532 gene encoding auxin-responsive protein SAUR23, whose protein sequence is MGFRLPSIIQAKKILKLQSLLTRSQLSISATTAEVPKGHFAVYVGEAQKKRFVLPISYLNNPSFQKLLSCAEEEFGFNHPMGGVTIPCKEDAFIHLTSQLHSI